The Amblyomma americanum isolate KBUSLIRL-KWMA chromosome 3, ASM5285725v1, whole genome shotgun sequence genome window below encodes:
- the LOC144123483 gene encoding uncharacterized protein LOC144123483 — protein sequence MVYATMQAGDTEGVRRQNHVWSDALLSQQPKPTCAMISSFALAAPEMGRNDAAILRPTSTMTTGAGCVRSRGAAAKAAKRLAPWSVPAPLLEEARPASCKPPPGDCVRSVVLRLIAVALAAAVLSLAAAVAVFLLGCPMTLVWALLATGVTIQVCCWLLYLCSCAQKSRAILAALLMPRKERNPRASDEMKTRHEWNAGHEESSAAWGGNYWVAV from the exons ATGGTGTATGCCACGATGCAAGCGGGAGACACTGAGGGCGTCCGGCG GCAGAACCATGTGTGGTCAGACGCCCTACTAAGCCAGCAGCCGAAGCCTACTTGCGCGATGATCTCCAGCTTCGCCTTGGCAGCACCGGAGATGGGAAGAAACGATGCGGCCATCCTCCGTCCGACGTCCACGATGACCACAGGCGCGGGCTGCGTTCGATCGCGTGGTGCAGCAGCCAAGGCAGCCAAGCGCTTGGCCCCTTGGTCCGTACCGGCACCGCTGCTGGAAGAGGCGCGTCCGGCAAGCTGCAAACCCCCGCCGGGCGACTGCGTCAGGAGTGTCGTGCTCAGGCTCATCGCGGTGGCCCTGGCCGCTGCGGTGCTCAGCCTGGCGGCTGCCGTGGCTGTATTCCTGCTGGGCTGCCCCATGACCCTGGTGTGGGCACTGCTTGCCACGGGCGTCACCATCCAAgtctgctgctggttgctgtacCTCTGCAGCTGCGCCCAGAAGTCACGCGCCATCCTCGCAGCCTTGCTCATGCCGCGGAAGGAAAGAAATCCGCGTGCATCGGATGAGATGAAAACGCGGCATGAATGGAACGCTGGTCATGAAGAATCTTCAGCTGCCTGGGGTGGCAACTACTGGGTCGCCGTGTAA